One genomic segment of Sminthopsis crassicaudata isolate SCR6 chromosome 2, ASM4859323v1, whole genome shotgun sequence includes these proteins:
- the LRRTM1 gene encoding LOW QUALITY PROTEIN: leucine-rich repeat transmembrane neuronal protein 1 (The sequence of the model RefSeq protein was modified relative to this genomic sequence to represent the inferred CDS: deleted 2 bases in 2 codons) produces the protein MDIVEALPPERFSLMDFLLLGLCLHWLLRRPPGWLVCVLGVGFPMLPAAQSGCPQLCRCEGRLLYCESLNLTEAPHNLSGMMGLSLRYNSLSELRDGQFTGLMQLTWLYLDHNHICSVEGDAFQKLRRVKELTLSSNQISQLANTTFRPMPNLRSVDLSYNNLQALAPDLFHGLRKLTTLHMRANAIKFVPVRIFQDCRSLKFLDIGYNQLKSLARNSFAGLFKLTELHLEHNDLVKVNLAHFPRLVSLHSLCLRRNKVAIVVNSLDWVWRLEKLDLSGNEIEYMEPHAFEAVPHLDSLQLDSNRLTYIDPRILNSWKSLSSITLSGNVWDCGRNVCALASWLSNFKGRYDGNLLCASPEYAQGEDVLDAVYAFHLCEDSADPTSGHLLSAVTNRSDGGPATTAPAAGGGARDPEGAGPTDGVEGVTVPAEHAENAVQIHKVVTGTMALIFSFLIVVLVLYVSWKCFPASLRQLRQCFVTQRRKQKQKQTMHQMAAMSAQEYYVDYKPNHIEGALVIINEYGSCSCHQQPARECEV, from the exons ATGGACATTGTGGAAGCTCTCCCTCCGGAAAGATTCTCGCTAATGGATTTCCTGCTTCTCGGGCTCTGTCTACACTGGCTGCTGAGGAGA CCCCCGGGGTGGCTCGTGTGTGTGCTGGGTGTCGGCTTCCCGATGCTCCCGGCGGCGCAGAGCGGGTGCCCGCAGCTGTGTCGGTGCGAGGGGCGGCTGTTGTACTGTGAGTCACTGAACCTCACGGAGGCGCCTCACAACCTGTCTGGCATGATGGGCTTGTCTCTGCGGTACAACAGCCTCTCGGAGCTGCGTGATGGACAGTTCACGGGGTTAATGCAGCTCACGTGGCTCTATCTGGATCACAATCACATTTGCTCGGTGGAGGGGGACGCCTTTCAGAAGCTGCGGCGG GTGAAGGAGCTCACCCTGAGCTCCAACCAGATCAGCCAGCTGGCCAACACCACGTTCCGGCCCATGCCCAACCTGCGCAGCGTGGACCTGTCCTACAACAACCTGCAGGCGCTGGCGCCCGACCTCTTCCACGGGCTGCGGAAGCTCACCACGCTGCACATGCGGGCCAACGCCATCAAGTTCGTGCCCGTGCGCATCTTCCAGGACTGCCGCAGCCTCAAGTTCCTCGACATCGGCTACAACCAGCTCAAGAGCCTGGCGCGCAACTCCTTCGCCGGCCTCTTCAAGCTCACCGAGCTCCACCTGGAGCACAACGACCTGGTCAAGGTGAACCTGGCGCACTTCCCGCGCCTCGTGTCGCTGCACTCGCTGTGCCTGCGGCGCAACAAGGTGGCCATCGTCGTCAACTCGCTGGACTGGGTGTGGAGGCTGGAGAAGCTCGACCTGTCCGGCAACGAGATCGAGTACATGGAGCCGCACGCCTTCGAGGCCGTGCCGCACCTCGACTCGCTGCAGCTCGACTCCAACCGCCTCACCTACATAGACCCCCGCATCCTCAACTCCTGGAAGTCCCTGTCCAGCATCACGCTGTCGGGGAACGTGTGGGACTGCGGCCGCAACGTGTGCGCGCTGGCCTCCTGGCTCAGCAACTTCAAGGGGCGCTACGACGGCAACCTGCTGTGCGCCAGCCCGGAGTACGCGCAGGGCGAGGACGTGCTGGACGCCGTGTACGCCTTTCACCTGTGCGAGGACTCGGCCGACCCCACCAGCGGCCACCTGCTGTCGGCCGTCACCAACCGCAGCGACGGCGGCCCCGCCACCACCGCGCCGGCGGCCGGCGGCGGCGCGCGGGACCCGGAGGGGGCCGGGCCCACGGACGGCGTCGAGGGGGTCACCGTCCCCGCGGAGCACGCCGAGAACGCCGTGCAGATCCACAAGGTGGTCACGGGCACCATGGCCCTCATCTTCTCCTTCCTCATCGTGGTGCTGGTCCTGTACGTGTCCTGGAAGTGCTTCCCGGCCAGCCTCAGGCAGCTGCGACAGTGTTTTGTGACACAGCGCAGAAAGCAGAAGCAGAAACAGACTATGCATCAGATGGCTGCCATGTCGGCCCAGGAGTACTATGTGGACTACAAGCCCAACCACATCGAGGGCGCGCTGGTGATCATTAACGAGTACGGCTCCTGTTCCTGTCACCAGCAGCCGGCCCGGGAGTGTGAGGTGTGA